The following are encoded together in the Pedobacter steynii genome:
- a CDS encoding TssN family type VI secretion system protein has product MDVQSFFLRYLLFPLIFIVSAALLSIVNKKNQFLNNKKLIVSILVLSISLALPGFLGFLSFDFMPWGYIICQIYFIGLGILFVYLFTKYYPTELLERKFFVIFAILISCLLSFYLFQLAFNWLSDIHFGIWAATSLLTFFIPVLFWWAYVALISIPTEIYKIWQYPSSPLNINLDHLDFDRMLVLELELYKNTNDPEPLKVKAKAPENMVFGEWFYKFIEDYNLKFPKAPVKYMGEDFESFKWIFFIKTSFFKKNIFIDPDLDIINNGITEKMTIYAKRVSENVNKPEKIGDESIFI; this is encoded by the coding sequence ATGGACGTTCAATCATTTTTCCTGCGTTATTTACTCTTTCCTTTAATTTTCATCGTATCTGCTGCCCTATTATCTATTGTCAATAAGAAAAATCAATTTCTAAATAACAAAAAACTGATAGTAAGCATTTTAGTACTCAGCATTTCACTCGCTCTTCCAGGATTTTTAGGTTTTTTAAGCTTTGATTTTATGCCCTGGGGATATATCATCTGCCAGATTTATTTTATAGGACTGGGGATCCTTTTTGTATACCTTTTTACAAAATACTATCCTACTGAATTACTGGAGAGAAAGTTCTTTGTAATATTTGCGATATTAATTAGCTGCCTGCTCAGCTTTTACCTTTTTCAGCTTGCCTTCAACTGGCTTAGCGATATTCATTTTGGCATCTGGGCTGCAACCAGTCTGCTCACTTTCTTTATTCCGGTTTTATTCTGGTGGGCCTATGTAGCCCTTATCAGCATTCCGACAGAAATCTACAAAATCTGGCAATACCCTTCAAGCCCGCTGAACATCAATTTAGATCATCTTGATTTTGACCGCATGCTCGTTCTTGAACTGGAATTGTATAAAAACACCAATGATCCTGAACCCCTGAAAGTGAAAGCCAAAGCACCCGAGAATATGGTGTTCGGAGAATGGTTTTATAAATTCATTGAGGATTATAACCTGAAATTCCCCAAAGCCCCGGTTAAATATATGGGAGAGGATTTTGAATCCTTTAAATGGATCTTTTTTATTAAAACATCTTTCTTTAAGAAGAACATTTTTATTGATCCTGACCTCGATATCATCAACAATGGCATTACAGAGAAAATGACCATTTACGCAAAAAGAGTTTCTGAAAACGTTAATAAACCAGAGAAAATAGGTGATGAATCTATTTTTATATAA
- a CDS encoding NAD(P)H-dependent oxidoreductase, translated as MKHLIIYCHPNPASFNHAIKESVVQYAAAAGHEIRIRDVYALNFDPVLTPADILSFKSGAVPEEIFAEQEHLRWAELVTIIHPVWWTGMPALLKGYFDRVLSYGFAYRYGEQGLEQLLKGKDLLIINTVGSEEQNYIDKGIFDAMRTVAENTFCFTGMRMIGHHFFPAVMTCDERTRKGYLESLELTVKAA; from the coding sequence ATGAAACATTTGATTATTTATTGTCACCCAAATCCAGCCAGCTTTAATCACGCCATTAAAGAGTCGGTGGTTCAATATGCGGCAGCAGCAGGACACGAGATCCGAATCCGTGATGTCTATGCTTTGAACTTTGATCCGGTGCTTACCCCCGCAGATATTTTGTCATTTAAATCAGGTGCTGTACCGGAAGAGATTTTTGCAGAACAGGAACATCTCCGTTGGGCCGAGCTGGTTACGATTATTCATCCGGTATGGTGGACCGGTATGCCTGCTCTTTTAAAAGGATATTTTGACAGGGTATTGAGTTATGGTTTTGCATACCGTTACGGAGAGCAGGGGCTGGAGCAATTGTTAAAAGGCAAGGATCTTTTGATCATCAATACCGTCGGATCAGAAGAACAGAACTATATAGATAAAGGCATCTTCGATGCCATGAGAACCGTAGCTGAAAATACATTTTGTTTTACCGGTATGCGGATGATCGGACACCATTTTTTTCCGGCTGTGATGACCTGTGATGAAAGGACGAGGAAGGGTTACCTGGAATCATTGGAGCTAACGGTTAAAGCAGCATGA
- a CDS encoding type VI secretion system baseplate subunit TssG yields the protein MKQSLHLKNDLQTDFKAVALAAELIEAGDFEADQIAVLPVGPRKRAFAKEIGDHTFYYSDSKRKDCISIESNQEGLYDMLPEGLFHNPPTGSSGMSEEQMVEDVQLRRAEEKDSRKFFMPFEAELNQLRTILELYENRLDKKTTYSDLTRIFAAEWNEFELFDREQSIIWMHLLPVIHQKRNDVVFLGQLLSVLFKTPVEVLMKQSNIKPKLIDEHMQFKLGFGALGINSIIGNSFETDEEEIVINIGPTDTHRLLNFMPGTAHSRIIDLAVSYLVPVETEVKVNLLASSSNRVGSLGAESEHSYLGFTVYL from the coding sequence ATGAAACAGAGTCTACATTTAAAAAATGATCTCCAAACAGATTTTAAGGCAGTTGCTTTGGCTGCGGAACTGATTGAAGCCGGGGATTTTGAAGCCGACCAGATTGCCGTCCTTCCTGTTGGTCCAAGAAAACGGGCTTTTGCAAAAGAAATAGGGGATCATACTTTTTATTATTCAGACAGTAAACGTAAAGATTGTATCAGTATTGAAAGCAATCAGGAAGGTTTATATGACATGTTGCCGGAAGGCCTGTTTCACAACCCGCCTACCGGAAGTTCAGGGATGTCTGAAGAGCAAATGGTTGAAGATGTTCAGCTTAGACGAGCAGAGGAAAAGGATTCCAGAAAGTTCTTTATGCCTTTTGAAGCGGAGCTTAATCAGCTGAGGACCATTCTGGAACTTTATGAAAACAGACTGGATAAAAAAACCACTTACAGTGACCTGACCAGAATCTTTGCCGCAGAATGGAACGAGTTTGAATTGTTCGATAGAGAACAAAGCATTATATGGATGCATCTGTTGCCGGTAATTCATCAGAAACGGAATGATGTTGTTTTCCTGGGGCAACTGCTTTCCGTTCTTTTTAAGACTCCGGTGGAGGTGTTGATGAAACAATCCAATATTAAGCCTAAGTTAATAGACGAACATATGCAGTTTAAACTCGGTTTTGGCGCGCTTGGAATTAACTCGATTATAGGAAATAGCTTTGAGACCGATGAAGAGGAGATCGTTATTAATATCGGGCCTACAGACACCCACCGTTTGCTGAACTTTATGCCCGGGACAGCTCATTCCCGTATTATAGACCTCGCGGTATCTTATCTGGTCCCGGTAGAGACTGAAGTAAAGGTAAACCTTCTTGCCAGTTCCTCTAACCGGGTAGGATCTTTAGGTGCAGAGAGTGAGCATTCTTACCTGGGTTTTACGGTTTACCTTTAG